The following proteins are co-located in the Solanum pennellii chromosome 8, SPENNV200 genome:
- the LOC107028670 gene encoding probable WRKY transcription factor 45 encodes MHYNNSTLLSMDAGEELHLPPPPPPPPLPPPTTLLSPANFYMQQPNDQLAMQNNCNSSQVGLICDNIDWAGLLSGSSSINNNNESIATTPNVSINPRNMNMNMNTNMNMMEGGEQHQQPLLQLQEHNFRREKGRKRKYVPPRVAFHTRSTEDILDDGFKWRKYGQKAVKNSTHPRSYYRCTHHTCNVKKQIQRLSKDTSIVVTTYEGIHNHPCEKLMETLSPILKQLQFLSRF; translated from the exons ATGCATTATAATAATTCAACATTATTGTCGATGGACGCCGGCGAGGAGCTCCAcctaccaccaccaccaccgccACCACCTCTTCCGCCCCCGACGACGTTACTATCTCCGGCCAATTTCTACATGCAACAACCTAATGATCAATTGGCAATGCAAAATAATTGTAACTCTAGTCAAGTTGGACTTATTTGTGATAATATTGATTGGGCTGGGCTTTTATCTGGCTCTTCTTCgattaataacaataatgagTCGATAGCAACGACTCCAAATGTATCGATAAATCCTagaaatatgaatatgaatatgaatacgaatatgaatatgatggaAGGAGGTGAACAACATCAACAACCATTATTACAATTAcaagaacataattttagaagaGAAAAAGGGAGGAAGAGGAAATATGTACCACCTAGGGTTGCATTTCATACAAGGAGCACAGAGGATATTCTTGATGATGGATTTAAATGGAGAAAATATGGTcaaaaagctgtcaaaaatAGCACACATCCAAG GAGTTATTATCGATGTACACATCACACATGCAATGTGAAAAAACAAATCCAAAGACTTTCAAAGGATACAAGCATTGTGGTGACAACTTATGAAGGCATTCATAATCACCCTTGTGAGAAGCTTATGGAGACCTTAAGTCCAATCCTAAAGCAACTTCAGTTTCTCTCTaggttttaa